A portion of the Bactrocera neohumeralis isolate Rockhampton chromosome 2, APGP_CSIRO_Bneo_wtdbg2-racon-allhic-juicebox.fasta_v2, whole genome shotgun sequence genome contains these proteins:
- the LOC126768091 gene encoding SAFB-like transcription modulator isoform X1, which yields MPDSGKKLCELRVCDLKEELEKRNLETVGAKATLVERLEQAIKSEGLDPSKYCFVPNSKAVGKKIMDSKKIDIKAVEEIKIKEEPIDDEEIALNAEDVGEEEDYDDNEQYENDEGDEDDEVDQVGDVDDECVIIEEEGRTEADKGSGSNDGPEGEEENAGESNEESINLTIGEDEQKLLHDEAPDEKEKCTDAEGDTTGRNSAQKNTKTVAALKDTRTSKGGSSSSKDERKCSKSDDDKSKRKDEKSGEKKDKDISEQKSSSNKTSQKDDKEKSSVNTSTKSSSTGKQTTPSRNLWVSGLSSLTRASDLKTIFSKYGKVIGAKVVTNTRTPGTRCYGYVTMSSSSDASRCIEHLHHTELHGRIISVERTKNEIGSSSTSVAKTRTDTAKKDEDKKIRDTRDTTSKTRDDKRKTIDTKKDDASKKPEVEKDKQRDKEKEKDHNKKDEKEKEKEKDKEKSVASNHEKRAISKDGQKDRNVRQHSNRSRSNDRNRNDRNIRDQRQRDREREQRIRQREYIQLREERERQRLRERERELREEERRRREIRERQRQEEARLAEERRKLAQERERLEKEKAELLRLERERQKLEREKIELERLELKRQQMKIMHAREDPIKRLAKRSSDERYTEVSNRKRSSGSDSRFEAPPPPRFDASLVTSSRSYDKKRDDYNSSASSKRVIDDFPSSTKRMDYSKRDDFSSAATKRAALDDYPVVPPKRSTDDYGKRNNDYLSSTSSKRIIDDYGASKSSRDDYKREVEIRHVPTTGNSSGSSFHTSRDVSSTIHKANAGRYVDSERSTSGYRRTGIDDIRSSASGNKRYENSNTYGTTNNGGSVWASSTHLGGNSGGGGGVKSYVGNGMSNMHSNSTWQKSVEENNWRPMQSAQDRFDRTYNERSNSGYTAGGMFGSAGRYGGQMRY from the exons atgccagattctggaaaaaaattgtgtgaatTACGTGTTTGTGATTTGAAAGAAGAgttagaaaaaagaaatttggaaACTGTTGGAGCTAAAGCGACTTTGGTGGAACGGCTGGAACAG gctATCAAAAGTGAAGGTTTAGATCCATCTAAGTACTGTTTTGTACCCAATTCCAAAGCCGTCGGTAAGAAAATTATggattccaaaaaaattgacaTAAAAGCTGTCgaagaaatcaaaattaaggAGGAACCCATCGACGACGAAGAAATAGCTCTAAATGCTGAAGATGTGGGGGAAGAGGAAGATTATGATGATAATGAGCAATATGAGAACGACGAGGGTGACGAGGATGACGAAGTCGACCAAGTAGGTGATGTAGATGATGAATGTGTAATCATCGAGGAAGAAGGGCGAACTGAAGCAGATAAGGGAAGTGGTTCAAACGATGGACCAGAGGGGGAAGAGGAAAATGCAGGCGAATCGAATGAGGAATCGATAAATTTAACCATTGGTGAAgacgaacaaaaacttttaCATGATGAG GCACCTGATGAAAAGGAAAAATGCA CCGATGCAGAAGGTGATACTACCGGCAGGAATTCAGCgcaaaagaatacaaaaacgGTTGCAGCTTTGAAGGACACAAGAACATCCAAGGGTGGATCCAGCAGCAGTAAGGACGAGCGTAAATGCAGCAAGTCTGATGACGATAAATCAAAGAGAAAAGATGAGAAGTCCGGCGAGAAAAAGGATAAAGACATTAG TGaacaaaaatcatcttcaaacaAGACTTCGCAGAAGGATGACAAAG AAAAGTCTTCAGTGAATACCTCTACAAAATCGTCGTCCACAGGAAAGCAGACAACACCTTCACGTAATCTTTGGGTATCCGGGTTATCTTCATTAACGAGAGCCAGTGAtctgaaaactatattttctaaatatggaAAAGTTATCGGAGCCAAGGTGGTCACCAACACCCGAACTCCGGGTACACGTTGTTATGGCTACGTAACAATGTCATCATCGTCGGATGCCAGTCGTTGCATTGAGCATTTGCATCATACCGAACTCCATGGACGGATAATATCAGTAGAGCGCACTAAAAACGAAATCGGCAGCAGCTCAACAAGTGTCGCCAAAACACGTACGGATACAGCAAAAAAAGATGAAGACAAGAAGATACGAGACACAAGAGACACAACTTCTAAGACGAGAGACGACAAACGTAAAACTATTGATACAAAGAAGGACGATGCATCAAAGAAACCTGAAGTGGAAAAGGATAAGCAACGCGATAAGGAAAAGGAGAAGGACCATAATAAAAAAGACGAAAAGGAAAAGGAGAAagaaaaagacaaagaaaagaGTGTGGCTAGCAATCATGAGAAGCGAGCAATTTCTAAAGATGGGCAAAAAGATCGAAATGTCCGTCAGCATTCTAACCGCAGCCGTTCCAATGACCGCAATCGCAACGACCGAAATATTCGTGATCAACGTCAAAGGGATCGTGAACGTGAACAGCGCATCAGACAAAGGGAGTATATACAATTACGAGAAGAGCGAGAGCGACAACGGTTACGAGAGCGTGAACGTGAACTACGTGAAGAAGAAAGGCGTCGGCGAGAAATTCGCGAACGTCAACGGCAAGAAGAAGCTCGTTTGGCCGAAGAACGTCGGAAACTGGCACAGGAACGAGAACGCTTAGAGAAAGAAAAAGCCGAATTGCTGCGTTTGGAGCGCGAAAGACAAAAACTAGAGCGAGAGAAAATCGAACTGGAGCGCCTCGAGTTAAAACGACAACAAATGAA GATTATGCACGCCCGTGAGGATCCTATTAAACGGCTAGCAAAAAGATCCAGCGATGAACGTTATACCGAAGTTTCGAATCGGAAACGTTCGTCTGGGAGTGATTCTCGTTTCGAGGCGCCGCCACCACCGCGTTTCGATGCTAGTCTCGTGACATCATCAAGAAG CTATGATAAAAAGCGGGACGATTATAATAGCTCAGCATCTAGCAAGCGTGTCATTGATGACTTCCCATCATCAACTAAACGTATGGATTACTCAAAGCGCGACGATTTTTCCAGTGCGGCTACTAAGCGTGCAGCGTTAGACGACTACCCAGTTGTCCCACCGAAACGCAGCACTGATGATTACGGTAAGCGTAATAATGACTATTTATCGTCAACTTCATCCAAACGAATCATAGACGATTATGGGGCAAGCAAATCATCTCGTGATGACTACAAGCGTGAGGTTGAAATTCGTCATGTTCCAACAACTGGTAACAGCAGTGGTTCATCATTTCATACAAGCCGCGATGTCAGCTCAACTATTCATAAGGCTAATGCCGGTCGTTATGTGGATTCGGAACGTTCCACGAGTGGATACAGACGTACTGGTATCGATGACATtcg TTCGTCAGCATCTGGAAATAAGCGTTATGAAAACTCAAATACCTACGGCACCACTAATAATGGCGGTAGTGTTTGGGCATCGTCTACTCATTTGGGTGGAAATTCTGGTGGAGGAGGTGGTGTCAAATCTTACGTCGGCAATGGCATGTCAAATATGCACAGTAATTCGACGTGGCAAAAGTCGGTTGAAGAAAACAACTGGCGTCCAATGCAATCGGCGCAAGACCGTTTCGATCGGACATACAATGAACGATCCAATAGTGGTTACACTGCTGGAGGTATGTTTGGCAGTGCAGGGCGGTATGGCGGTCAAATGCGTTACTAA
- the LOC126768091 gene encoding SAFB-like transcription modulator isoform X2 translates to MPDSGKKLCELRVCDLKEELEKRNLETVGAKATLVERLEQAIKSEGLDPSKYCFVPNSKAVGKKIMDSKKIDIKAVEEIKIKEEPIDDEEIALNAEDVGEEEDYDDNEQYENDEGDEDDEVDQVGDVDDECVIIEEEGRTEADKGSGSNDGPEGEEENAGESNEESINLTIGEDEQKLLHDEAPDEKEKCTDAEGDTTGRNSAQKNTKTVAALKDTRTSKGGSSSSKDERKCSKSDDDKSKRKDEKSGEKKDKDISEQKSSSNKTSQKDDKEKSSVNTSTKSSSTGKQTTPSRNLWVSGLSSLTRASDLKTIFSKYGKVIGAKVVTNTRTPGTRCYGYVTMSSSSDASRCIEHLHHTELHGRIISVERTKNEIGSSSTSVAKTRTDTAKKDEDKKIRDTRDTTSKTRDDKRKTIDTKKDDASKKPEVEKDKQRDKEKEKDHNKKDEKEKEKEKDKEKSVASNHEKRAISKDGQKDRNVRQHSNRSRSNDRNRNDRNIRDQRQRDREREQRIRQREYIQLREERERQRLRERERELREEERRRREIRERQRQEEARLAEERRKLAQERERLEKEKAELLRLERERQKLEREKIELERLELKRQQMKIMHAREDPIKRLAKRSSDERYTEVSNRKRSSGSDSRFEAPPPPRFDASLVTSSRSYDKKRDDYNSSASSKRVIDDFPSSTKRMDYSKRDDFSSAATKRAALDDYPVVPPKRSTDDYDDYGASKSSRDDYKREVEIRHVPTTGNSSGSSFHTSRDVSSTIHKANAGRYVDSERSTSGYRRTGIDDIRSSASGNKRYENSNTYGTTNNGGSVWASSTHLGGNSGGGGGVKSYVGNGMSNMHSNSTWQKSVEENNWRPMQSAQDRFDRTYNERSNSGYTAGGMFGSAGRYGGQMRY, encoded by the exons atgccagattctggaaaaaaattgtgtgaatTACGTGTTTGTGATTTGAAAGAAGAgttagaaaaaagaaatttggaaACTGTTGGAGCTAAAGCGACTTTGGTGGAACGGCTGGAACAG gctATCAAAAGTGAAGGTTTAGATCCATCTAAGTACTGTTTTGTACCCAATTCCAAAGCCGTCGGTAAGAAAATTATggattccaaaaaaattgacaTAAAAGCTGTCgaagaaatcaaaattaaggAGGAACCCATCGACGACGAAGAAATAGCTCTAAATGCTGAAGATGTGGGGGAAGAGGAAGATTATGATGATAATGAGCAATATGAGAACGACGAGGGTGACGAGGATGACGAAGTCGACCAAGTAGGTGATGTAGATGATGAATGTGTAATCATCGAGGAAGAAGGGCGAACTGAAGCAGATAAGGGAAGTGGTTCAAACGATGGACCAGAGGGGGAAGAGGAAAATGCAGGCGAATCGAATGAGGAATCGATAAATTTAACCATTGGTGAAgacgaacaaaaacttttaCATGATGAG GCACCTGATGAAAAGGAAAAATGCA CCGATGCAGAAGGTGATACTACCGGCAGGAATTCAGCgcaaaagaatacaaaaacgGTTGCAGCTTTGAAGGACACAAGAACATCCAAGGGTGGATCCAGCAGCAGTAAGGACGAGCGTAAATGCAGCAAGTCTGATGACGATAAATCAAAGAGAAAAGATGAGAAGTCCGGCGAGAAAAAGGATAAAGACATTAG TGaacaaaaatcatcttcaaacaAGACTTCGCAGAAGGATGACAAAG AAAAGTCTTCAGTGAATACCTCTACAAAATCGTCGTCCACAGGAAAGCAGACAACACCTTCACGTAATCTTTGGGTATCCGGGTTATCTTCATTAACGAGAGCCAGTGAtctgaaaactatattttctaaatatggaAAAGTTATCGGAGCCAAGGTGGTCACCAACACCCGAACTCCGGGTACACGTTGTTATGGCTACGTAACAATGTCATCATCGTCGGATGCCAGTCGTTGCATTGAGCATTTGCATCATACCGAACTCCATGGACGGATAATATCAGTAGAGCGCACTAAAAACGAAATCGGCAGCAGCTCAACAAGTGTCGCCAAAACACGTACGGATACAGCAAAAAAAGATGAAGACAAGAAGATACGAGACACAAGAGACACAACTTCTAAGACGAGAGACGACAAACGTAAAACTATTGATACAAAGAAGGACGATGCATCAAAGAAACCTGAAGTGGAAAAGGATAAGCAACGCGATAAGGAAAAGGAGAAGGACCATAATAAAAAAGACGAAAAGGAAAAGGAGAAagaaaaagacaaagaaaagaGTGTGGCTAGCAATCATGAGAAGCGAGCAATTTCTAAAGATGGGCAAAAAGATCGAAATGTCCGTCAGCATTCTAACCGCAGCCGTTCCAATGACCGCAATCGCAACGACCGAAATATTCGTGATCAACGTCAAAGGGATCGTGAACGTGAACAGCGCATCAGACAAAGGGAGTATATACAATTACGAGAAGAGCGAGAGCGACAACGGTTACGAGAGCGTGAACGTGAACTACGTGAAGAAGAAAGGCGTCGGCGAGAAATTCGCGAACGTCAACGGCAAGAAGAAGCTCGTTTGGCCGAAGAACGTCGGAAACTGGCACAGGAACGAGAACGCTTAGAGAAAGAAAAAGCCGAATTGCTGCGTTTGGAGCGCGAAAGACAAAAACTAGAGCGAGAGAAAATCGAACTGGAGCGCCTCGAGTTAAAACGACAACAAATGAA GATTATGCACGCCCGTGAGGATCCTATTAAACGGCTAGCAAAAAGATCCAGCGATGAACGTTATACCGAAGTTTCGAATCGGAAACGTTCGTCTGGGAGTGATTCTCGTTTCGAGGCGCCGCCACCACCGCGTTTCGATGCTAGTCTCGTGACATCATCAAGAAG CTATGATAAAAAGCGGGACGATTATAATAGCTCAGCATCTAGCAAGCGTGTCATTGATGACTTCCCATCATCAACTAAACGTATGGATTACTCAAAGCGCGACGATTTTTCCAGTGCGGCTACTAAGCGTGCAGCGTTAGACGACTACCCAGTTGTCCCACCGAAACGCAGCACTGATGATTACG ACGATTATGGGGCAAGCAAATCATCTCGTGATGACTACAAGCGTGAGGTTGAAATTCGTCATGTTCCAACAACTGGTAACAGCAGTGGTTCATCATTTCATACAAGCCGCGATGTCAGCTCAACTATTCATAAGGCTAATGCCGGTCGTTATGTGGATTCGGAACGTTCCACGAGTGGATACAGACGTACTGGTATCGATGACATtcg TTCGTCAGCATCTGGAAATAAGCGTTATGAAAACTCAAATACCTACGGCACCACTAATAATGGCGGTAGTGTTTGGGCATCGTCTACTCATTTGGGTGGAAATTCTGGTGGAGGAGGTGGTGTCAAATCTTACGTCGGCAATGGCATGTCAAATATGCACAGTAATTCGACGTGGCAAAAGTCGGTTGAAGAAAACAACTGGCGTCCAATGCAATCGGCGCAAGACCGTTTCGATCGGACATACAATGAACGATCCAATAGTGGTTACACTGCTGGAGGTATGTTTGGCAGTGCAGGGCGGTATGGCGGTCAAATGCGTTACTAA